In Sorghum bicolor cultivar BTx623 chromosome 10, Sorghum_bicolor_NCBIv3, whole genome shotgun sequence, one genomic interval encodes:
- the LOC8065075 gene encoding ethylene-responsive transcription factor WIN1 — protein sequence MVQSKKKFRGVRQRHWGSWVSEIRHPLLKRRVWLGTFETAEEAARAYDEAAVLMSGRNAKTNFPVPRTATGELAPVPAARDARGGGGSSSAAAAPGGGTSNLSQILSAKLRKCCKTPSPSLTCLRLDPEKSHIGVWQKRAGARADSSWVMTVQLNKDVPPPASSSGEEPVPSDGGAAATTPTSTSTSSTVTTTGSPPPAMMMDDEERIALQMIEELLGSSHSHGMFQGAAGSIVI from the exons ATGGTGCAATCAAAGAAGAAGTTCCGCGGCGTCAGGCAGCGCCACTGGGGCTCCTGGGTCTCCGAGATCAGGCACCCGCTGCT TAAGAGGAGGGTGTGGCTGGGCACCTTCGAGACGGCAGAGGAGGCGGCGCGGGCGTACGACGAGGCCGCCGTCCTCATGAGCGGCCGCAACGCCAAGACCAACTTCCCCGTCCCAAGGACCGCCACCGGGGAGCTGGCCCCCGTGCCGGCCGCGCGGGACgcacgtggcggcggcggctcgtcCTCCGCGGCAGCAGCGCCCGGCGGCGGCACCAGCAACCTGTCGCAGATCCTCAGCGCCAAGCTCCGCAAGTGCTGCAagacgccgtcgccgtcgctcaCCTGCCTCCGCCTCGACCCGGAGAAGTCCCACATTGGCGTCTGGCAGAAGCGCGCGGGCGCGCGCGCCGACTCCAGCTGGGTCATGACCgtccagctcaacaaggacgTGCCGCCGCCGGCGTCCTCCTCCGGCGAGGAGCCGGTGCCCAGCGACGGAGGCGCAGCGGCCACCACGCCCACGTCCACTTCCACGTCGTCCACGGTCACGACGACCGGCTCGCCTCCACCTGCGATGATGATGGACGACGAGGAGAGGATTGCGCTGCAGATGATCGAGGAGCTGCTGGGCAGCTCGCACTCACATGGGATGTTCCAGGGTGCAGCGGGCAGCATCGTCATCTGA